A window from Schistosoma haematobium chromosome 1, whole genome shotgun sequence encodes these proteins:
- a CDS encoding hypothetical protein (EggNog:ENOG410VNF0~COG:S) — translation MARVSNGLQIPLSWIPAKDGILPKNAVKADEAIYVARCQMDDDLICGKFSEKYGKAYIPLDGKELEFTNYEVLCNTGIPGCRVGYEWIMMNGGDVPENALVAGINKFGTPLYIVKAVIEGEVSVGKLIQGESSGCFPWGGDERKCEYYEVLTLKY, via the exons ATGGCAAGAGTTAGCAACGGTTTACAAATTCCCTTATCATGGATTCCAGCCAAAGATGGTATACTTCCAAAGAATGCTGTTAAAGCAGATGAAGCAATTTATGTGGCTCGTTGTCAAATGGATGATGATTTAATTTGTGGCAAATTTTCAGAGAAATATGGAAAAGCATATATTCCACTTGACGGTAAAGAGTTGGAATTCACAAACTATGAAGTATTATGTAATACTGGTATTCCTGGTTGTCGAGTAGG ATATGAATGGATAATGATGAATGGAGGTGATGTACCAGAAAATGCGTTAGTTGCTGGAATAAATAAATTCGGTACACCATTGTACATTGTAAAAGCAGTAATTGAAGGTGAAGTATCTGTTGGGAAA TTAATTCAAGGTGAAAGCTCGGGATGTTTTCCATGGGGTGGAGATGAGCGTAAATGTGAATATTATGAAGTACTTACtttgaaatattga
- a CDS encoding hypothetical protein (EggNog:ENOG410VNF0~COG:S) codes for MARIGKGIQSCLSWIHQRDGRVPSNAIDAGHAVYIARIYHSGDLIPEYEFDSYEVLCDTKLPHGPQQCYKWERHSNGYVPKYAVVGGITSSNEPLYIAREYINGERVVGKVHESHECAYFPYGGQERKMHHYEVLVLIK; via the exons ATGGCAAGAATTGGCAAAGGAATTCAATCATGTCTATCCTGGATTCATCAAAGAGATGGTAGGGTGCCATCAAATGCAATCGATGCAGGTCATGCTGTTTATATTGCTCGTATATATCATTCTGGCGATCTAATTCCTG AATATGAATTCGATTCATATGAGGTATTATGTGATACAAAATTACCACATGGTCCCCAACAGTG TTACAAATGGGAACGACATAGTAATGGATATGTTCCTAAATATGCCGTTGTTGGAGGTATAACTTCTTCCAATGAACCACTTTATATAGCTCGAGAATATATTAATGGTGAACGTGTAGTTGGAAAA gTTCATGAAAGTCATGAATGCGCTTATTTCCCTTATGGTGGTCAAGAAAGAAAAATGCATCATTATGAAGTTCTTGTATTAATTAAATGA
- a CDS encoding hypothetical protein (EggNog:ENOG410VNF0~COG:S), translating to MARIGKGIQSCLSWIHQRDGRVPSNAIDAGHAVYIARIYHSGDLIPGKVVPHLSKAYVSYDGTEYEFDSYEVLCDTKLPHGPQQCYKWERHSNGYVPKYAVVGGITSSNEPLYIAREYINGERVVGKVHESHECAYFPYGGQERKMHHYEVLVLIK from the exons ATGGCAAGAATTGGCAAAGGAATTCAATCATGTCTATCCTGGATTCATCAAAGAGATGGTAGGGTGCCATCAAATGCAATCGATGCAGGTCATGCTGTTTATATTGCTCGTATATATCATTCTGGCGATCTAATTCCTGGTAAAGTTGTACCACATTTGAGCAAAGCTTATGTTAGTTATGATGGAACAGAATATGAATTCGATTCATATGAGGTATTATGTGATACAAAATTACCACATGGTCCCCAACAGTG TTACAAATGGGAACGACATAGTAATGGATATGTTCCTAAATATGCCGTTGTTGGAGGTATAACTTCTTCCAATGAACCACTTTATATAGCTCGAGAATATATTAATGGTGAACGTGTAGTTGGAAAA gTTCATGAAAGTCATGAATGCGCTTATTTCCCTTATGGTGGTCAAGAAAGAAAAATGCATCATTATGAAGTTCTTGTATTAATTAAATGA
- a CDS encoding hypothetical protein (EggNog:ENOG410VNF0~COG:S) — protein MARIGKGIQSCLSWIHQRDGRVPSNAIDAGHAVYIARIYHSGDLIPGKVVPHLSKAYVSYDGTEYEFDSYEVLCDTKLPHGPQQWYVIIRTIIFDFTLKCC, from the coding sequence ATGGCAAGAATTGGCAAAGGAATTCAATCATGTCTATCCTGGATTCATCAAAGAGATGGTAGGGTGCCATCAAATGCAATCGATGCAGGTCATGCTGTTTATATTGCTCGTATATATCATTCTGGCGATCTAATTCCTGGTAAAGTTGTACCACATTTGAGCAAAGCTTATGTTAGTTATGATGGAACAGAATATGAATTCGATTCATATGAGGTATTATGTGATACAAAATTACCACATGGTCCCCAACAGTGGTATGTTATCATAAGAACGATTATATTTGATTTTACATTGAAATGTTGTTGA